The Serratia rhizosphaerae genome has a segment encoding these proteins:
- a CDS encoding ogr/Delta-like zinc finger family protein translates to MMRCPLCTHASYTRTSRYINRTKEAYYQCQNLSCSCTFKTVERVNKILSQPRQAQTTDGNDLPPPEKQTLNRYSHHHTQH, encoded by the coding sequence ATGATGCGCTGCCCGCTGTGCACTCATGCGTCCTATACCCGCACCAGCCGCTATATCAACCGGACGAAAGAGGCGTATTACCAGTGCCAAAACCTGAGCTGTTCATGCACGTTCAAGACGGTAGAGCGCGTCAATAAAATCCTGAGCCAACCGCGACAGGCGCAGACGACCGACGGAAACGACTTGCCACCGCCGGAGAAACAGACGTTAAATCGCTACAGCCATCATCACACCCAACACTAA
- a CDS encoding NAD-dependent aldehyde dehydrogenase — MNTTALPQDITDKLQALRDAHTAHDKNYQALTDVVAGIARCHQQKKDTEVDSHEAESQWRTLFRKLRGEMTPELQAQHHNRIAKRELAKEFDGLIEEMELDKMQLHLNCGGTAPKVVAAHEAALTAFANHAMRQAVDALSTTLINPDVIKVCTLAVQAYGVYGDNPMKTIEQHLLKTLQGHILAAIAQQNIDHPVLNDIGLTIPEETGVLPELQESPARRMSLATELKEKRHRMQQKGAKS, encoded by the coding sequence ATGAACACCACCGCTTTACCGCAAGACATCACCGACAAACTGCAAGCCCTGCGTGACGCCCACACCGCCCACGATAAAAACTATCAGGCGCTGACCGACGTTGTAGCGGGCATTGCCCGCTGTCACCAACAGAAGAAAGACACCGAAGTCGACAGCCATGAGGCGGAAAGCCAATGGCGCACCCTGTTCCGTAAACTGCGCGGGGAAATGACCCCGGAGCTGCAAGCGCAGCACCACAACCGGATTGCCAAGCGGGAGTTGGCGAAGGAATTCGACGGCCTGATTGAAGAGATGGAGCTGGATAAAATGCAGCTTCACCTCAATTGCGGCGGCACAGCCCCGAAGGTCGTCGCAGCCCATGAGGCAGCCCTCACGGCCTTTGCAAATCATGCGATGCGCCAGGCAGTAGACGCGCTGAGCACGACACTTATCAACCCTGACGTTATCAAGGTTTGCACATTGGCTGTACAGGCTTACGGCGTCTACGGGGATAACCCGATGAAAACCATTGAACAACACCTGCTGAAAACGTTACAAGGCCATATCCTGGCTGCTATCGCACAGCAAAATATCGACCACCCGGTGCTCAATGATATTGGCCTGACGATACCAGAAGAAACCGGCGTATTGCCGGAACTGCAAGAAAGCCCAGCGCGACGTATGAGCCTGGCAACAGAATTAAAGGAAAAACGCCACCGTATGCAGCAGAAAGGGGCCAAATCATGA
- a CDS encoding helix-turn-helix transcriptional regulator, translating to MMAVSTLSDSAPSPVHHSGYTPRERFIRLPEVLYTTSLSRSTVYELMRRQQFPAQVSLGGKNVAWLASEVEQWMQERIVNRHQGAAV from the coding sequence ATGATGGCTGTTTCCACCCTTTCCGATAGTGCACCGTCGCCGGTTCATCACAGTGGCTACACCCCGCGCGAACGTTTTATTCGTCTGCCGGAAGTGCTCTACACCACCAGTCTGTCCCGCTCTACCGTGTACGAGCTGATGCGCCGCCAGCAGTTCCCGGCCCAGGTTTCCCTCGGTGGTAAAAATGTCGCCTGGCTGGCTTCTGAGGTTGAGCAATGGATGCAAGAACGTATCGTCAACCGTCACCAGGGGGCTGCCGTATGA
- a CDS encoding HNH endonuclease has product MQFYFHEVGIKGAESAFPRTVYKKIKTEIISNFTSNPESTQKILNKEFSDGFCNAWGVPKGAASIIKKIKIGDIVLLVRTRAKEGDIPILCKIKFILNESSPELSKSLWGDERFPLIFLFESEVISYTWKELVNDLGYSHKFRPNGSIYRVVEERLNVHDGADGYLRKIRKSMYGNNLKNEYSFTEGLRQRKETSFFSRNPRLVSIAKEIHGYRCHVCNFDFEEYYGDIGKEFIECHHLNPLSERNSEEIIQTHLKDVITICSNCHKMIHKRSPPFSIEELKCKIKK; this is encoded by the coding sequence ATGCAATTTTACTTCCATGAAGTTGGTATAAAAGGAGCGGAGAGTGCGTTCCCCAGAACGGTTTATAAAAAAATAAAGACGGAGATAATTTCTAATTTCACTAGCAATCCAGAAAGCACACAGAAAATCTTAAACAAGGAGTTCAGTGATGGATTTTGCAACGCATGGGGTGTACCCAAAGGAGCTGCAAGCATAATAAAAAAAATTAAAATTGGCGATATTGTTTTGCTTGTCAGGACAAGGGCTAAGGAGGGAGATATACCTATATTATGCAAGATAAAATTCATATTAAATGAATCATCACCTGAGTTATCAAAATCATTATGGGGTGACGAGCGTTTCCCTCTAATTTTTTTATTTGAGTCTGAAGTAATTAGCTACACATGGAAAGAGCTAGTGAATGATTTAGGATACAGCCATAAATTTCGCCCAAACGGTAGCATTTATAGAGTTGTGGAAGAAAGACTAAATGTCCATGACGGCGCAGATGGATATCTGCGTAAAATAAGAAAATCAATGTATGGTAATAATTTAAAAAATGAATATTCATTTACAGAAGGGCTACGACAAAGAAAGGAAACCTCTTTCTTCTCTAGGAATCCACGGCTTGTATCAATAGCAAAAGAAATACATGGATATCGCTGTCATGTTTGTAACTTTGATTTTGAAGAGTATTACGGCGATATAGGCAAAGAATTCATAGAATGTCACCACTTAAATCCACTATCTGAAAGAAACTCAGAAGAAATAATTCAAACTCATCTAAAAGATGTGATTACCATTTGTTCAAATTGTCATAAAATGATCCATAAAAGAAGCCCTCCCTTCAGCATTGAAGAGTTAAAGTGTAAAATTAAAAAATAA
- a CDS encoding host cell division inhibitor Icd-like protein: MRSIEHPGASYGLPPCPALRYSPPAVAKSAAGRENPSYLLATQHAPGVFFYVVALVRSFFARWMLCYRSSQSMVAQAGQPSGWPVSNKAGFSPPSGLPPLRENFGGSNNQYLLEAAIMATTLTPTRPEFCFLFAAICRNTLTAAPRMVRTVADTERNARRLLARDYVLSFAGRLPVKAVA, translated from the coding sequence ATGCGATCGATTGAACATCCGGGGGCGTCTTACGGCTTGCCCCCGTGTCCGGCCCTGCGCTATAGTCCTCCCGCTGTCGCAAAATCGGCAGCCGGGCGTGAGAACCCGAGTTACTTATTGGCGACACAACACGCGCCAGGCGTGTTTTTTTATGTCGTGGCCTTAGTGCGCTCATTTTTTGCGCGGTGGATGTTATGCTATCGCAGCAGTCAATCAATGGTGGCTCAGGCGGGGCAGCCTTCGGGCTGGCCGGTTTCCAATAAGGCCGGTTTCTCACCCCCGTCTGGGCTACCACCCTTGCGTGAGAACTTCGGTGGTAGCAATAACCAATACTTATTGGAGGCTGCCATCATGGCTACGACCCTCACTCCGACTCGTCCTGAATTCTGTTTCCTGTTTGCGGCCATTTGCCGTAATACGCTGACCGCAGCGCCGCGCATGGTGCGCACCGTGGCAGATACCGAACGCAATGCCCGCCGTCTGTTGGCCCGTGATTACGTGTTGTCCTTTGCCGGTCGCCTGCCGGTTAAGGCGGTGGCATGA